Proteins co-encoded in one Candidatus Rokuibacteriota bacterium genomic window:
- a CDS encoding DEAD/DEAH box helicase, with product MSAALEFAALDLPEPVRQGIRDAGFAAATAIQEAALPLALKGKDVAGQSQTGTGKTAAFLIAAFTRCLRHPAPPRSGPTAPRVLIIAPTRELVVQIRADATLLGAHTGLRILAVYGGVDYAKQRDELGEACDVLVGTPGRLIDYLKQHVWSPARVEVLVIDEADRMFDMGFIADLRFILRKLPRPEKRQSFLFSATLSFRVMELTWEFMNNPTQITITPQQKTAENAEQVLYHVGREEKFSLLLGLLKREGGSRILMFANTREEARRLEDRLGRNGWQARALTGDVDQKRRLTLLGDFKEGTLPILVATDVASRGLHIEGVSHVINWDLPQDAEDYVHRIGRTARAGAAGKAISLADEAGALELEAIEKFIGEKIRVEWAEDDCYLPEIKPTSEERRRYAEEKRQRLAARGGRDRGGPGRPGGTHVGRPGGSQAGRPGGPSRGPRRGRS from the coding sequence ATGAGCGCCGCGCTCGAGTTCGCTGCCCTCGACCTGCCGGAGCCGGTGCGGCAGGGGATCCGAGACGCGGGGTTCGCGGCGGCGACCGCCATCCAGGAGGCGGCGCTGCCCCTGGCGCTCAAGGGCAAGGACGTGGCGGGCCAGTCGCAGACCGGCACAGGGAAGACCGCCGCCTTCCTGATCGCCGCCTTCACCCGCTGCCTGCGCCACCCGGCGCCGCCCCGGAGCGGGCCGACGGCGCCCCGCGTGCTGATCATCGCCCCCACCCGCGAGCTGGTCGTGCAGATCCGGGCCGACGCGACCCTCCTGGGGGCCCACACGGGGCTGCGCATCCTGGCCGTCTACGGCGGCGTGGACTACGCCAAGCAGCGCGACGAGCTGGGGGAGGCCTGCGACGTCCTGGTGGGCACGCCCGGCCGGCTCATCGACTACCTCAAGCAGCACGTCTGGTCTCCGGCGCGGGTGGAGGTGCTCGTCATCGACGAGGCCGACCGGATGTTCGACATGGGCTTCATCGCCGACCTGCGCTTCATCCTGCGGAAGCTGCCGCGGCCGGAGAAGCGGCAGTCCTTCCTCTTCTCGGCGACCCTGTCCTTCCGCGTGATGGAGCTGACGTGGGAGTTCATGAACAACCCCACGCAGATCACCATCACGCCCCAGCAGAAGACGGCGGAGAACGCCGAGCAGGTGCTCTACCACGTGGGCCGCGAGGAGAAGTTCAGCCTCCTGCTCGGATTGCTCAAGCGCGAAGGCGGCAGCCGCATCCTGATGTTCGCCAACACGCGCGAGGAGGCCCGCCGGCTCGAGGATCGCCTGGGCCGCAACGGCTGGCAGGCCCGGGCCCTGACGGGGGATGTGGACCAGAAGCGGCGACTCACGCTGCTCGGCGACTTCAAGGAGGGGACGCTCCCCATCCTCGTGGCCACGGACGTGGCCTCGCGAGGACTCCACATCGAGGGCGTGAGCCATGTGATCAACTGGGACCTGCCGCAGGACGCCGAGGACTACGTCCACCGCATCGGCCGCACGGCGCGGGCGGGTGCGGCCGGCAAGGCCATCAGCCTCGCCGACGAGGCGGGGGCGCTCGAGCTCGAGGCCATCGAGAAGTTCATCGGGGAGAAGATCCGGGTCGAGTGGGCCGAGGACGACTGCTACCTGCCCGAGATCAAGCCCACCAGCGAGGAGCGCCGCCGCTACGCCGAGGAGAAGCGCCAGCGGCTGGCCGCTCGCGGCGGTCGCGACCGCGGCGGCCCGGGGCGTCCGGGCGGGACCCATGTCGGGCGGCCCGGCGGCTCGCAGGCCGGGCGACCCGGCGGGCCGTCGCGGGGCCCCCGCCGCGGCCGCAGCTAA
- the thiD gene encoding bifunctional hydroxymethylpyrimidine kinase/phosphomethylpyrimidine kinase has product MRIPRALTIAGSDSGGGAGIQADLKTFSAFRVFGMSVITAVTAQNSLGVQGVENLPPAFVARQLRSVLSDFGADAAKCGMLSTAPIIDAVAEVLAECPIGQLVVDPVMVAKSGDPLLRPDARQALVGRILPLALVVTPNLPEAEALSGIPVRGRQAMEEAARRIHALGPRHVLVKGGHLPGDAVDLLWDGRAFTAFSAPRVDSPNTHGTGCTFSAAIAAGLALGQSLIEAVRRAKAYVTRAIQEGFQAGRGVGQLRHFLTDWA; this is encoded by the coding sequence ATGCGTATCCCGCGGGCCCTGACGATCGCTGGGTCGGACTCCGGCGGCGGCGCGGGCATCCAGGCCGACCTCAAGACCTTCTCCGCCTTCCGCGTCTTCGGCATGTCCGTCATCACGGCGGTCACCGCCCAGAACTCGCTGGGCGTGCAGGGAGTCGAGAACCTGCCCCCTGCCTTCGTGGCCCGGCAGCTCCGCTCGGTGCTGTCGGACTTCGGTGCCGACGCGGCCAAGTGCGGGATGCTCTCCACGGCACCCATCATCGACGCCGTCGCCGAGGTGCTGGCCGAGTGCCCGATCGGCCAGCTGGTGGTGGATCCGGTGATGGTCGCCAAGTCCGGCGACCCGCTCCTCCGCCCCGACGCGCGCCAGGCCCTCGTCGGGCGCATCCTTCCCCTGGCCCTGGTGGTGACGCCCAACCTCCCCGAAGCCGAGGCGCTCAGTGGCATCCCGGTGAGGGGCCGCCAGGCGATGGAGGAGGCGGCCCGCCGCATTCACGCGCTGGGGCCCCGGCACGTGCTCGTCAAGGGCGGCCACCTCCCGGGGGATGCGGTGGACCTTCTCTGGGACGGGCGCGCGTTCACGGCCTTCTCCGCCCCGCGCGTGGACAGCCCCAACACCCACGGCACCGGGTGCACGTTCTCGGCCGCCATCGCCGCCGGGCTGGCACTTGGCCAGTCGCTGATCGAGGCGGTGCGCCGGGCCAAGGCCTACGTGACGCGCGCCATCCAGGAAGGCTTCCAGGCCGGACGCGGGGTGGGGCAGCTGCGCCACTTCCTCACGGACTGGGCATGA
- the tatC gene encoding twin-arginine translocase subunit TatC, which produces MTDTDDAKMSFMEHLGELRTRIIWSLVPAGLGLLVAFHYSDRILRFIARPLAKTGSQLVFLSPTEAFWTSMKIAMIAGLFLAMPVILWNVWAFVAPGLHKHERRYAGPFVLIGSLLFLGGGAFALLVVVPFAINFLVGFGQAQGIKDMISVSSHVDFVVKFTLAFGLVFEMPVVITLLSMLGVVTPQFLSRNRKYAILINFLIAAILTPTPDAVNQTLMAGPLIVLYEVGILSARIFGRRARKAAPAAAPAAPSDAR; this is translated from the coding sequence ATGACCGACACCGACGACGCGAAGATGTCGTTCATGGAGCACCTGGGGGAGCTCCGCACCCGGATCATCTGGAGCCTCGTGCCCGCCGGCCTCGGGCTCCTCGTCGCGTTCCACTACTCCGACCGCATCCTGAGATTCATCGCGCGCCCGCTGGCCAAGACCGGCTCGCAGCTCGTCTTCCTCTCGCCGACGGAGGCCTTCTGGACGAGCATGAAGATCGCCATGATCGCCGGCCTGTTCCTGGCCATGCCGGTGATCCTCTGGAACGTCTGGGCCTTCGTCGCCCCGGGACTGCACAAGCACGAGCGCCGCTACGCGGGGCCGTTCGTCCTCATCGGCTCGTTGCTCTTCCTGGGCGGGGGCGCCTTCGCGCTGCTCGTGGTGGTGCCCTTCGCCATCAACTTCCTCGTGGGCTTTGGCCAGGCGCAGGGCATCAAGGACATGATCTCCGTCTCGAGCCACGTGGACTTCGTGGTCAAGTTCACGCTCGCCTTCGGCCTGGTCTTCGAGATGCCGGTGGTGATCACGCTGCTCTCCATGCTCGGGGTGGTGACGCCGCAGTTCCTGTCGCGCAACCGCAAGTACGCCATCCTCATCAACTTCCTCATCGCCGCGATTCTCACGCCGACCCCCGATGCCGTGAACCAGACGCTCATGGCCGGGCCCCTGATCGTGCTCTACGAGGTCGGGATCCTCTCCGCCCGCATCTTCGGCCGGCGCGCCAGGAAGGCCGCCCCCGCGGCGGCCCCGGCGGCCCCCTCGGACGCCAGATGA